A genomic segment from Neisseria perflava encodes:
- the clpS gene encoding ATP-dependent Clp protease adapter ClpS, producing MNHPNTDHQSDTLLSDINTQPPKRYGVFLLNDDYTTMEFVVEILTEVFMLAQEQAVAVMLLVHHEGKGLCGTYTRDIAQTKQHQVMERAKAEGHPLKCIVEEV from the coding sequence ATGAACCATCCGAATACTGACCACCAATCCGATACCCTGCTCAGCGATATCAATACACAGCCGCCGAAACGTTACGGCGTATTTTTATTGAACGACGATTACACCACCATGGAGTTTGTCGTCGAAATCCTGACCGAAGTCTTTATGCTTGCACAGGAACAGGCAGTGGCCGTCATGCTGCTGGTGCACCACGAAGGCAAAGGCCTGTGCGGCACCTACACGCGCGATATTGCCCAGACTAAGCAACATCAGGTCATGGAACGTGCCAAAGCTGAAGGGCATCCGCTCAAATGTATAGTCGAAGAGGTTTAA
- a CDS encoding cold-shock protein — protein MATGIVKWFNDAKGFGFITPDEGGEDLFAHFSAINMDGFKTLKEGQRVSFDVTTGPKGKQAANIQAA, from the coding sequence ATGGCAACCGGTATCGTAAAATGGTTTAACGACGCTAAAGGTTTTGGTTTCATCACTCCTGATGAAGGTGGCGAAGATTTGTTCGCTCACTTCTCAGCGATCAACATGGATGGTTTCAAAACCCTGAAAGAAGGTCAACGCGTATCTTTCGACGTAACCACCGGCCCTAAAGGCAAACAAGCTGCTAATATTCAAGCTGCTTAA
- the smpB gene encoding SsrA-binding protein SmpB has protein sequence MSIANNKKAFHDFFIEDQIEAGIVLEGWEVKAIRAARVQLKESYIYWKKDAFYLVGCHITALPTASTHVKPDPVRPRKLLLKQSEINKLIGKTERAGYTIVPLNLHYTRGRIKVEIGLAKGKKQHDKRQSLKEADWKREKQRLMKNVR, from the coding sequence ATGAGTATTGCCAATAATAAAAAAGCCTTTCACGATTTCTTTATCGAAGACCAAATCGAAGCCGGTATAGTATTGGAAGGATGGGAAGTCAAAGCCATCCGCGCTGCACGCGTGCAATTAAAAGAAAGCTATATCTACTGGAAAAAAGACGCATTTTATTTGGTGGGCTGCCACATTACCGCATTGCCTACTGCCTCGACACACGTCAAACCCGACCCTGTCCGTCCGCGTAAGTTGTTGTTGAAACAATCGGAAATCAACAAGTTAATCGGTAAAACCGAACGTGCCGGTTATACGATTGTGCCCTTAAACCTGCATTACACCCGCGGTAGAATCAAAGTGGAAATCGGTTTGGCCAAGGGTAAGAAACAGCATGACAAACGCCAAAGCCTGAAAGAAGCAGATTGGAAGCGTGAGAAACAGCGTTTGATGAAAAACGTACGTTGA
- a CDS encoding DUF4189 domain-containing protein: MKKTLMTLILCALTPAALAADTYGYLAMWQNPADSNEALQIKTTKENATQLDATAELETFCKGQDALAGIGAGQATGCKTVVPLHNTCIAVAYPKAMGKLTAQNVVAITSPRFKTVHQIALNQCIKKYGSQGQCALETVYCTSETYYQGTVKTLWEKIKSI; the protein is encoded by the coding sequence ATGAAAAAAACACTAATGACACTTATCCTTTGCGCACTGACTCCTGCCGCCCTAGCTGCCGATACTTACGGCTACCTGGCCATGTGGCAAAACCCTGCCGACAGCAATGAAGCGCTGCAAATCAAAACCACCAAAGAAAATGCCACACAACTGGATGCAACAGCCGAGCTCGAAACATTCTGTAAAGGCCAAGATGCCTTAGCCGGTATCGGCGCAGGCCAAGCAACAGGCTGCAAAACGGTTGTCCCACTGCACAATACCTGTATCGCTGTTGCCTACCCTAAAGCCATGGGCAAATTGACTGCTCAAAACGTGGTGGCCATTACCTCCCCGCGTTTCAAAACCGTGCATCAAATTGCCTTGAACCAGTGTATCAAAAAATACGGCTCACAAGGACAATGTGCTTTAGAAACAGTCTATTGTACTTCTGAAACCTACTATCAAGGTACGGTCAAAACCCTCTGGGAAAAAATCAAATCCATTTAA
- a CDS encoding IS5 family transposase, with amino-acid sequence MSTFFQQTAQAMIAKHIDRFPLLKLDQVIDWQPIEQYLNRQKTRYLRDHRGRPAYPLLSMFKAVLLGQWHSLSDPELEHSLITRIDFNLFCRFDELSIPDYSTLCRYRNWLAQDDTLSELLELINRQLTEKGLKVEKASVAVIDAIIIQTAGSKQRQAIEVDEEGQISGQTTPSKDSDARWIKKNGLYKLGYKQHTRTDAEGYIEKLHITPANAHECKHLLPLLEGLSKGTTVYADKGYDSKENQQHLKEHRLQDGIMRKAHSNHPLSEAQTKRNRYLSKTRYVVEQSFGTLHRKFRYARAAYFGLIKVSAQSHLKAMCLNLLKAANRLSAPAAA; translated from the coding sequence ATGAGTACCTTCTTTCAGCAAACCGCCCAAGCCATGATCGCCAAACACATCGACCGTTTCCCACTATTGAAGTTGGATCAAGTGATTGATTGGCAACCGATCGAACAATACCTGAATCGTCAAAAAACCCGTTACCTCCGAGACCACCGCGGCCGTCCCGCCTATCCCCTGTTGTCCATGTTCAAAGCCGTCCTGCTCGGCCAATGGCACAGCCTTTCCGATCCCGAACTCGAACACAGCCTCATCACCCGCATCGATTTCAACCTGTTTTGCCGTTTTGACGAACTGAGCATCCCCGATTACAGCACCTTATGTCGCTACCGCAACTGGCTGGCGCAAGACGACACCCTATCCGAACTGCTGGAACTGATCAACCGCCAACTGACTGAAAAAGGCTTAAAAGTAGAGAAAGCATCCGTCGCCGTCATTGACGCCATCATTATTCAGACCGCCGGCAGCAAACAACGCCAGGCTATAGAAGTCGATGAAGAAGGGCAAATCAGCGGCCAAACCACGCCGAGTAAAGACAGCGATGCCCGTTGGATAAAGAAAAACGGCCTCTACAAACTCGGGTACAAACAACATACCCGTACCGATGCGGAAGGCTATATTGAGAAACTGCACATTACCCCTGCCAATGCCCATGAATGCAAACACCTGTTGCCTTTGTTGGAAGGCCTATCCAAAGGTACGACCGTCTATGCCGACAAAGGCTACGACAGTAAGGAAAACCAGCAACATCTGAAAGAGCATCGGCTGCAGGACGGCATTATGCGCAAAGCACACAGTAACCATCCGCTGTCGGAAGCGCAAACCAAACGCAACCGATATTTGTCGAAAACCCGTTATGTGGTCGAACAAAGCTTCGGTACGTTACACCGGAAGTTCCGCTATGCGCGGGCAGCCTATTTTGGACTGATTAAAGTGAGTGCACAAAGCCATCTGAAGGCGATGTGTTTGAACCTATTGAAAGCCGCTAACAGGCTAAGTGCGCCTGCTGCCGCCTAA
- a CDS encoding Maf family protein, which translates to MHTLYLASGSPRRREILENLGFKVIRIPADIDETPHSDEKAADYVQRMAQEKNAAAVEQWFAAHDASPEYPILTADTTVAYQNHILGKPETEAQAAEMLARRSGQTHQVLTAVCVYWQGRAHGVLQTSDVRFKTLSAEEISAYIRSGEPMDKAGAYGIQGLGGVFVEHLQGSFTGVMGLPVYETVGLLEQFGLSIPPFA; encoded by the coding sequence ATGCACACACTCTACCTAGCCTCCGGCAGCCCGCGCCGCCGCGAAATTTTGGAAAACCTAGGATTCAAAGTTATCCGTATCCCTGCCGACATCGACGAAACGCCGCATTCCGACGAAAAAGCCGCCGATTATGTGCAACGTATGGCGCAGGAAAAAAATGCCGCCGCTGTCGAGCAATGGTTTGCCGCACACGACGCGTCGCCCGAATATCCGATTCTGACTGCCGACACTACGGTCGCCTATCAAAACCACATCCTCGGCAAACCGGAAACCGAAGCCCAAGCAGCCGAAATGCTCGCCCGGCGTTCAGGGCAGACGCATCAGGTGCTGACTGCCGTATGCGTATATTGGCAAGGGAGAGCGCACGGCGTTTTGCAAACCAGCGATGTACGTTTCAAAACCTTGTCTGCCGAAGAAATATCCGCCTATATCCGAAGTGGCGAACCGATGGACAAAGCGGGCGCGTATGGCATTCAGGGTTTGGGCGGCGTGTTTGTCGAGCATTTGCAAGGCAGCTTTACAGGCGTGATGGGCCTGCCCGTTTACGAAACGGTCGGCTTGTTGGAACAATTCGGATTGAGTATTCCCCCATTTGCCTGA
- a CDS encoding gamma carbonic anhydrase family protein, with amino-acid sequence MNPIRPFLDHTPQIHESCLIDETSVIIGEVSLAEDVSVWPYAVLHGDVNSISIGARSNVQDGSVLHVSHKNAEKPEGSPLIIGEDVTVGHKVMLHGCRIGDRVLIGMGTIILDDTVIEDDVMIGAGSLVPPRKRLESGYLYVGSPVKQVRPLTEKEKEFLKYSSAHYVRLAGQHKQSK; translated from the coding sequence ATGAACCCTATCCGCCCCTTCTTAGACCATACTCCGCAAATTCACGAATCCTGCCTCATCGACGAAACCTCCGTCATCATCGGCGAAGTATCGCTTGCCGAAGACGTATCCGTTTGGCCGTATGCCGTGTTGCACGGCGACGTGAACAGCATCAGCATCGGCGCGCGCAGCAATGTACAGGACGGCAGTGTCTTGCACGTTTCGCACAAAAACGCGGAAAAGCCCGAAGGCTCACCCCTTATCATCGGCGAAGACGTAACCGTCGGACACAAAGTCATGCTGCACGGCTGCCGCATCGGCGATCGTGTGTTGATTGGGATGGGTACGATTATTCTGGACGATACCGTCATCGAAGACGACGTGATGATAGGTGCAGGCAGTTTGGTGCCGCCACGCAAACGTTTGGAAAGCGGCTATCTCTATGTCGGTTCGCCCGTCAAACAAGTCCGCCCGCTGACCGAAAAAGAAAAAGAATTTTTGAAATATTCTTCCGCGCATTATGTGCGGCTGGCAGGCCAACACAAGCAGTCAAAATAA
- a CDS encoding biliverdin-producing heme oxygenase, which produces MSETQELTFAKRLKEQTTTIHDSVDNLVMSVEPFTNKENYIKFLKLQSVFHKAVDHIYKDSELNKAIPELEYMARYDAVTQDLADLGDKPYEYGKPLPHETGNKAIGWLYCAEGSNLGAAFLFKHAQKLDYTGEHGARHLAPHPNGRGKHWRAFVEHLNALGLSPEAEAEAIQGAKDAFAFYKVVLRETFDLPAGAEAPEGFVPHRH; this is translated from the coding sequence ATGAGCGAAACACAAGAGCTGACTTTTGCCAAACGGCTGAAAGAGCAAACTACAACTATTCACGATAGCGTGGACAACTTGGTTATGTCTGTCGAGCCGTTTACCAACAAAGAGAATTACATCAAATTTTTGAAACTGCAATCAGTGTTCCACAAAGCGGTCGATCATATTTATAAAGACTCCGAGTTGAACAAAGCCATTCCTGAGCTGGAATACATGGCGCGTTACGACGCGGTAACGCAAGACTTGGCTGATTTGGGCGACAAACCTTACGAATACGGTAAACCGTTGCCACATGAAACCGGCAACAAAGCCATCGGTTGGCTGTATTGCGCCGAAGGTTCCAATTTGGGCGCAGCATTTTTGTTTAAACACGCGCAAAAACTGGATTACACCGGCGAACACGGCGCGCGCCACCTCGCCCCCCATCCGAACGGCCGCGGCAAACATTGGCGTGCGTTTGTCGAGCATCTGAATGCTTTGGGTTTAAGTCCTGAAGCTGAAGCCGAAGCGATTCAAGGTGCAAAAGATGCATTTGCGTTCTACAAAGTCGTTCTGCGCGAAACATTTGACCTGCCTGCAGGTGCGGAAGCTCCGGAAGGCTTTGTTCCGCACCGTCATTAA
- a CDS encoding transferrin-binding protein-like solute binding protein — MKESFKLSMLAIACSIALSACGSSGGGTPSAQSAPTPQQPGNNSGSGGGGDSKQTEDAKKAEEAKKAEEAKKAEEAKKAEEAKKAEEAKKAEEAKKAEEAKKAEEAKKAEEAKKAEEAKKAEEAKKAEEAKKAEEAKKAEEAKKAEEAKKAEEAKKAEDAKKAEEAKKAEEAKKANEANSGQGFGGEGKVMSKALDGGVLVAKKRETGDLEYAKTEAPTASDKNSVVLDGVAINTKDVKAGEFTLGERSTNGGKADAAQYAVHSGDLLPDVRYGGVADVSDLRDVKQALFVQGTPSGSDTVAAQRGDATYKGIGLHFPNGLPIDTRGLQEIFETGSQAKLANLYSAAKATDVTARVNFDQKTINVGINRYSDQTVGGGSGGDRIAGVVKSNARDMAENLSFNGDLHGNTFSNKQGTMQGGFFGAKADQLAGTYSAAGKNQRDEDVVARGVFGAKRQDAAAQAGGQPDAPVAKPDAPVTKPKDDAAAAELKKGETGEQYFLSNIADLTKVVINGTTIALSPVTNKLYRTELGSDYKSFVASGNLSNVVFGAAKLADNAYSLFVQGVMSASLPSGTAKYAGDVLNFRARNLDNKENWVGDTGGYRTTGSFTADVNFDTKTIAGKINSGDRWFMNERAFTADITGSSFNGKWTSSDAQGSVTGGFYGDKAAEMAGRYSYHDKEDKSNNAFGVFGGKKQ; from the coding sequence ATGAAGGAATCATTTAAATTAAGTATGTTGGCGATTGCCTGCAGCATCGCATTGAGTGCATGCGGTTCAAGCGGTGGTGGCACGCCGTCTGCACAGTCTGCACCGACCCCGCAACAGCCGGGCAATAATTCCGGCTCGGGCGGAGGAGGTGATTCAAAACAAACAGAAGACGCTAAGAAAGCTGAAGAAGCCAAGAAAGCTGAAGAAGCCAAGAAAGCTGAAGAAGCCAAGAAAGCTGAAGAAGCCAAGAAAGCTGAAGAAGCCAAGAAAGCTGAAGAAGCCAAGAAAGCTGAAGAAGCCAAGAAAGCTGAAGAAGCCAAGAAAGCTGAAGAAGCCAAGAAAGCTGAAGAAGCCAAGAAAGCTGAAGAAGCCAAGAAAGCTGAAGAAGCCAAGAAAGCTGAAGAAGCCAAGAAAGCTGAAGAAGCCAAGAAAGCTGAAGAAGCCAAGAAAGCTGAAGAAGCCAAGAAAGCTGAAGACGCTAAGAAAGCTGAAGAGGCCAAGAAAGCTGAGGAAGCTAAGAAAGCCAATGAGGCCAATTCAGGTCAAGGTTTTGGCGGTGAAGGCAAAGTAATGAGCAAGGCTTTGGATGGCGGTGTCTTGGTAGCGAAAAAGCGTGAAACCGGCGATTTGGAATATGCCAAAACCGAAGCTCCGACTGCTTCGGATAAAAACAGCGTCGTACTTGATGGTGTCGCCATTAATACCAAAGACGTTAAAGCAGGTGAGTTCACGTTGGGCGAAAGAAGTACGAACGGCGGTAAAGCCGATGCAGCACAATATGCGGTACACAGCGGCGACCTGCTGCCTGACGTTCGTTACGGCGGTGTTGCCGATGTCAGCGATCTGCGTGATGTGAAACAGGCGTTGTTTGTCCAAGGCACGCCATCAGGCAGCGATACCGTTGCAGCCCAAAGAGGGGATGCAACCTATAAAGGCATCGGCCTGCATTTCCCAAACGGACTGCCGATCGATACAAGAGGTCTGCAAGAAATTTTTGAAACCGGTTCGCAAGCCAAGCTGGCCAATCTGTATTCTGCCGCCAAAGCAACCGATGTTACCGCAAGAGTCAATTTCGACCAAAAAACCATCAATGTCGGCATCAACCGCTATTCCGATCAAACGGTTGGCGGTGGTAGCGGTGGCGATAGGATTGCAGGTGTCGTCAAATCCAATGCGCGCGATATGGCGGAAAATTTGTCTTTCAATGGCGATTTGCACGGCAACACCTTCTCCAACAAGCAAGGTACGATGCAAGGCGGATTCTTTGGCGCGAAGGCAGACCAACTTGCCGGTACATATAGTGCGGCAGGCAAAAACCAACGTGATGAAGACGTAGTGGCGCGCGGTGTGTTTGGTGCAAAACGCCAAGATGCGGCAGCTCAAGCAGGCGGACAGCCTGATGCGCCGGTTGCCAAACCTGATGCGCCCGTAACCAAACCTAAAGATGATGCCGCCGCAGCTGAATTGAAAAAAGGTGAAACAGGCGAGCAATACTTCTTATCGAATATCGCCGATTTGACCAAAGTCGTTATCAACGGTACGACAATCGCTTTGTCACCTGTTACCAACAAGCTCTATCGAACTGAATTGGGTTCGGACTACAAATCGTTTGTTGCTTCAGGCAATTTGAGCAATGTTGTCTTCGGTGCGGCAAAACTTGCCGATAATGCCTACTCCTTGTTTGTTCAGGGGGTAATGAGTGCCTCTCTACCGTCAGGGACAGCCAAGTATGCCGGCGATGTGTTGAATTTCCGTGCCCGCAACTTGGATAATAAGGAAAACTGGGTGGGTGATACAGGAGGCTACCGTACTACCGGTTCGTTTACCGCAGATGTCAACTTCGATACCAAGACTATCGCAGGTAAAATCAATAGTGGTGACAGATGGTTCATGAATGAACGAGCCTTTACTGCAGATATTACAGGCAGCAGCTTTAACGGTAAATGGACTTCTTCAGATGCACAAGGCTCTGTAACTGGCGGATTCTACGGTGACAAAGCTGCCGAAATGGCGGGACGATACAGTTATCATGACAAAGAAGATAAAAGTAACAATGCCTTCGGTGTATTCGGCGGCAAAAAACAATAA
- the trxB gene encoding thioredoxin-disulfide reductase produces the protein MSNHHKLIILGSGPAGYTAAVYAARANLNPVIITGVEQGGQLMTTTEVDNWPADAEGVQGPELMARFQAHAERFGTEMIFDQIHTVDLQNRPFTLKGDMGEYTCDALIVATGASAKYLGLPSEETFAGKGVSACATCDGFFYKKQDVAVVGGGNTAVEEALYLANIANTVTLIHRRDSFRAEKIMVDKLMQRVEEGKIILKLNSSVDEILGDESGVTGARLKHNDGSTEEIAVKGVFIAIGHKPNTDIFKGQLDMDETGYLKTKGGTGDNVGATNIEGVWAAGDVKDHTYRQAITSAASGCQAALDAERWLDRHGV, from the coding sequence ATGAGCAACCATCACAAACTCATCATCCTCGGCTCCGGCCCTGCCGGCTATACTGCCGCTGTCTATGCCGCCCGCGCCAACCTTAACCCTGTGATCATTACCGGCGTTGAGCAAGGCGGACAACTGATGACCACCACCGAAGTGGACAACTGGCCTGCCGACGCAGAAGGCGTACAAGGTCCGGAACTGATGGCCCGTTTCCAAGCTCATGCCGAACGCTTCGGCACTGAAATGATTTTCGACCAAATCCACACCGTTGATTTGCAAAACCGTCCGTTTACCCTCAAAGGCGATATGGGCGAATACACCTGCGATGCGCTCATCGTTGCCACTGGCGCATCCGCCAAATATTTAGGTTTGCCAAGCGAAGAAACCTTTGCCGGCAAAGGCGTTTCCGCCTGCGCAACTTGTGATGGTTTCTTCTATAAAAAACAAGATGTTGCCGTAGTAGGCGGTGGCAATACCGCTGTGGAAGAAGCCCTCTACCTTGCCAATATCGCCAACACCGTTACCCTGATTCACCGCCGCGACAGCTTCCGCGCCGAGAAAATCATGGTGGACAAACTGATGCAACGCGTCGAAGAAGGCAAAATCATCCTCAAGCTCAACAGCTCGGTTGATGAAATCTTGGGCGACGAAAGCGGCGTTACCGGTGCGCGCCTGAAACACAATGACGGCAGCACTGAAGAAATCGCTGTCAAAGGCGTTTTCATCGCCATCGGCCACAAACCTAATACCGATATCTTCAAAGGCCAACTCGATATGGATGAAACCGGCTACCTGAAAACCAAAGGCGGTACCGGCGACAATGTCGGCGCAACCAATATCGAAGGCGTATGGGCGGCAGGCGACGTCAAAGACCATACCTACCGTCAAGCCATCACCAGCGCAGCTTCCGGCTGCCAAGCTGCGCTTGATGCCGAACGTTGGCTCGACCGCCACGGCGTATGA
- a CDS encoding NAD(P)/FAD-dependent oxidoreductase, with amino-acid sequence MINPSFKEYLPSYYVSTANPHPSYPTLEGRLKTETCVIGGGLTGLCTALPLAENGNEVIVLEAARIGFGASGRSGGQVISDFACGMEEIEKQVGLEQAQWFWQQSLQAVELVDSRIQKYNIQCDWQRGYATVAVRPQHWEELQQWHEHAQKHYGASHYQLWDKTMLKQQLASDMYQGAQFDPLSGHLHPLNYTLGIAKAAADAGAQLFEQSPMTRIEPCNNGWLVHTPNGSVECKNLVYAVNTYAGLHPKFKVLEQKAIAVSTFIIATEPLGERAKDLIRNNMAICDNRHVLDYYRLSADGRLLFGGKDNEFIDDPDRMTELVRQDMLKVFPQLADVRIEHSWGGECDITRNLAPHFGRLAPTVFFAQGYSGHGMAITGIAGLAIAEAIMGDDGRLKPFEQLRHSNIITQPFLRKLGSYLGSKYYQWKDSH; translated from the coding sequence ATGATCAATCCCAGCTTCAAAGAATACCTTCCTTCCTACTATGTCAGCACGGCTAATCCCCATCCGTCTTATCCGACGCTCGAAGGCCGTCTGAAAACTGAAACCTGCGTCATCGGCGGCGGCTTGACCGGTTTATGCACCGCCCTACCGCTTGCCGAAAACGGCAATGAAGTCATCGTACTCGAAGCCGCACGTATCGGTTTCGGCGCATCAGGCCGAAGCGGCGGACAAGTCATCAGTGATTTTGCCTGCGGCATGGAAGAGATCGAAAAACAAGTCGGCTTAGAACAGGCCCAATGGTTCTGGCAGCAATCCCTGCAAGCCGTTGAACTGGTTGACTCGCGCATTCAAAAATACAACATCCAATGCGATTGGCAACGCGGCTACGCGACCGTCGCCGTCCGTCCTCAGCATTGGGAAGAATTGCAACAATGGCACGAACACGCCCAAAAACATTATGGCGCAAGCCATTACCAGCTTTGGGATAAAACCATGCTGAAGCAACAACTTGCCAGCGATATGTATCAAGGCGCGCAATTTGATCCTTTATCCGGCCACTTGCACCCGCTCAATTACACCCTAGGCATTGCCAAAGCGGCAGCCGATGCAGGTGCACAACTTTTTGAGCAGTCCCCGATGACGCGTATCGAGCCATGCAATAACGGCTGGTTGGTTCATACACCCAATGGCAGCGTTGAGTGCAAAAACCTCGTTTATGCCGTCAATACTTATGCCGGTTTGCACCCGAAATTCAAAGTATTGGAACAAAAAGCCATTGCCGTCAGCACCTTTATCATCGCCACCGAGCCTCTAGGCGAGCGTGCCAAAGACCTGATCCGCAACAATATGGCCATCTGCGACAACCGCCACGTCCTCGACTACTACCGCCTCAGCGCCGACGGCCGCCTTCTCTTCGGCGGCAAAGACAACGAGTTTATCGATGACCCTGACCGCATGACTGAACTCGTCCGCCAAGACATGCTAAAAGTTTTCCCACAACTTGCCGATGTCAGAATCGAGCATTCTTGGGGCGGCGAATGCGACATTACGCGCAACCTCGCTCCACATTTCGGCCGCCTCGCCCCTACCGTTTTCTTTGCACAAGGCTATTCCGGACACGGCATGGCAATTACCGGCATTGCCGGTTTGGCGATTGCCGAAGCCATCATGGGTGATGACGGCCGTCTGAAACCTTTCGAGCAACTGCGCCACAGCAACATTATTACCCAGCCGTTCCTACGCAAACTCGGCTCTTACCTCGGTTCAAAATACTATCAATGGAAAGACAGCCACTAA
- a CDS encoding ABC transporter permease subunit → MQKTKLSWFLKLMLLLSLAFLYIPLVVLVIYSFNESKLVTVWGGFSTKWYGALMENDTILEAAWLSLRIAIVSSLAAVALGTLAGYAMARIKRFRGSTLFAGMISAPMVMPDVITGLSMLLLIIQVQMFLQGSELLQSLYFDRGFFTIFLGHTTLCMAYITVVIRSRLVELDQSLEEAAMDLGARPLKIFFVITLPLIAPAIASGFLLGITLSLDDLVITSFLSGPGSSTLPQVIFSKIKLGLDPQMNVLATILIGIIGTLVIVVNYWMMRQATKREREAAEAYRQEKLAAEKAA, encoded by the coding sequence ATGCAGAAAACCAAATTATCCTGGTTCTTGAAACTGATGCTCCTGCTCTCGCTGGCATTCCTCTATATTCCGCTGGTGGTTTTGGTCATCTATTCTTTCAATGAATCCAAGCTGGTTACCGTTTGGGGCGGTTTCTCAACCAAATGGTACGGCGCATTAATGGAAAACGACACCATCTTGGAAGCGGCCTGGCTGTCATTGCGTATCGCCATCGTTTCCTCGCTTGCCGCCGTAGCACTCGGCACATTGGCTGGTTACGCCATGGCGCGTATCAAACGCTTCCGCGGCAGCACCCTGTTTGCCGGTATGATTTCCGCGCCCATGGTGATGCCTGATGTGATTACCGGTTTGTCCATGCTGCTGTTGATTATTCAGGTGCAAATGTTCCTGCAAGGCAGTGAATTGTTGCAATCGCTCTACTTCGATCGCGGCTTCTTCACCATCTTCCTCGGCCACACCACGCTTTGCATGGCGTACATTACCGTCGTTATCCGCTCGCGCCTGGTGGAATTGGATCAATCCTTGGAAGAAGCCGCTATGGACTTGGGTGCCCGTCCGCTGAAGATTTTCTTCGTGATTACCCTGCCGCTGATTGCCCCTGCGATTGCTTCCGGCTTCCTCTTGGGCATTACCCTGTCTTTGGACGACTTAGTGATTACCTCCTTCCTGTCAGGCCCGGGCTCATCGACATTGCCGCAAGTGATTTTCTCCAAAATCAAACTCGGCCTTGACCCTCAGATGAACGTTTTGGCAACCATCCTGATCGGTATCATCGGTACGCTGGTTATTGTCGTTAACTACTGGATGATGCGTCAGGCAACCAAACGGGAACGCGAGGCTGCCGAAGCCTACCGCCAAGAAAAATTGGCAGCCGAGAAAGCCGCCTAA